The DNA segment CATAGTCTGTTACCAGCGCTAAAGTTGCATAGGCAATTTCCGCTTCCCTGGCTAACTTCGCCTCTGGTAAATTCGTCATTCCAATCACTGTTGCATCCCAACTGCGGTAAAGATGGGATTCCGCCTTTGTGGAAAATGCTGGGCCTTCCATGCACACATAAGTGCCACCACGATGCAGAGTAACATCTGGTAAATTTAGAGATGCGATCGCATCTGCTAACACCCCAGCTAAATTTTGACAAATGGGATCACCAAAAGCAATGTGAGCCACAATTCCCTCACCGAAAAACGTCGAAACCCGATTTTTAGTTCTGTCAATAAACTGATCTGGTATAACCATATCCAGTGGTTTAGCTTCAGCCTTTAAGGAACCTACAGCACTAGCAGAAATTAAATACTCTACACCCACTTGCTTCATCGCATAGATATTGGCGCGAAACGGCAACTCAGAAGGTAATAAAGTATGATTACGACCATGACGGGCTAAAAATGCTACCTTTACTCCTGACAGAGTTCCCAAAATCAAAGCATCAGAGGGCGCACCAAAAGGAGTTTCAATTTGTACCTCTTCCACATCCTTAAGGGCTGCCATTTTGTATAGACCACTACCACCAATAATCCCAATCCGAGCTAGTACCATGATTTTTAATTTCTTCTTTCTTCTCAAGTTATTGTACCGGAAAGGCGAAGCGCTCATATCTTACACCAGGCGACTAGAAGTCGCGGCTACACAGGCGTGACGCGGAGCGTCTTACCGCAGGGAAGGCCACCTACGTGGGTTGAAAACTAAATTTCTTTCCTTCTTTCTTTGTGTTCTTCTCCCAAGGGGAGACGCTACGCGAATGCGTCCTAAAGCCCTGGGGGCATACGCTGCGCGAATGTGGTTAGTTCCTCCTCATATTTCAGCGCATCCTTACACATAATTGGTATGAGTATAACGATTTTGGAACCAGCATATTTACGTTTATTGTGTATTATTCAGTAGCGCTAGCTGTGTGGTGAATACTCATTTATATTCCTCGGTAACAATCAGCTATTTTTTATTCCTCAGTAGTACCACTAAGGAAACATTTAGTAAAAAGCTGTATATTAAAAGTCATAAGATATAAATTTTTCAATTTTTTGATCAAAAATATGCAAAGTACAAGCTCCTCAAGCCAAATAACAATAGAGAAGCTATTCAAGCATATCTTCTCCATTGGTAGAATCACTCGCTACGATCAGCAGTTATTAATGTCAGCACTTTTATCGAAAGAAGGCTTGAATGAAGAAGACAGGCGGCAAATTAGCAGAGTATTTGATGCTTTGCAAAGAGGGTTATTAAAAGTAGTAGATTAGAGTTCATCGTTATCAGATCATCGCCATTTAATTTCTATAATATCGGTGGGCTAGATGCCCACCCTACAATAAGTTTTGGAATATTTTTTGATTTTTTTATTCCCTAATAGTCATTGTCAGCCACACAAAGCCCTTTACATTTAATACCGTTGGTAGCGGTGCGCTGACAATGAGAACAGAGAACTTTTTCGTTTTCTGTGTCTTGATTTGTCTTTATATTAGTGCTTGGCTGTAATTTGTCTTTTTCGGTCTGGAGTTTTACATTCATAAGAATGGAGGAATTTCTTGCTGTTTACATTTTACAAGTCATTTACAAGCGGTTATTCAGTAAAGCCCGGACGGGCATGGCTTGATAAATAAGGGCTGTAGCCGTTACTGCAAATCAATTACAATTAGCTGGTGTTAACCAGCAAAAATTACTGAATGGATGACAACCGTTGGATATATTGGGATACAAGAGGCGTTGCTGGAATTGATACACGAAAATTGACGAAAAAGACATAAATCTAGATGTATACATTTAAGTTTAATCATTCCCCGGCTTTAGAAGCTTTAAAAACAGGTAAATCTGACCCAATTAACTTTTACGAGGCACGTCTTGACCTGTTCAATCTCTCAGTCATGGCAGACTATGACCAACTCGTTTGCTTACCAACGCTGACAGCCATAGACAAATATTGGTATCAGATTGAAACAGCCAGGAAAGTCCTCAGACAACTCGGTGGACGGGCATTGTTAGCAGATGAGGTGGGATTGGGCAAAACCATTGAAGCGGGGCTGATTATAGCCGAATACTTAGCCAGGGGAATGGTCAAGTCCATGCTAGTCTTAACTCCTGCCTCTTTGGTTTCCCAATGGCAATCAGAATTAAGTGACAAATTTAATATTGCTACCATCACCACAGATAATCGAGATCCACTTGCACCCCTAGAAGATTTCTGGACAGAAAACCCCCGGATTATTGCTTCCTTAAACACAGCCAAATCTGGTAAACATTTTCCTCTTGTTACCAGTCGCAATTGGGACTTAGTAATTGTGGATGAAGCGCATCACCTGAAAAATCGCAATACTTTGAACTGGAAACTGGTTAATGCCCTGAATAAGCGGTTTATCCTGATGCTGACGGCTACTCCAGTCCAAAACTCTCTGGTAGAACTATTTAATCTGCTTACCCTCCTCAAGCCGGGGCTACTCAAAACCGAAGCGGCATTTAAGAAAGAATATGTTGATTCCAAAAATGGTCGCGTTCCCAAAAATCCCGAAAAGCTGCGTTCTTTGATGCGGGAAGTGATGGTGCGAAATACCCGCGCCTTAGTCGATGTGAAATTACCGAAACGTTTTGCTACTACAATTACTGTTAACCCCGCAGCTGGTGAACAGAAGCTTTACCAAGATTTAAGCGAATATCTGCGATCGCACGAGGATAAACTGGACAAACTCTCTCGGACTAATTTACTGATGCGGGCTGGTTCTTCTCCCGGTGCTTTGGCTGATTCACTCAAGCAACTGAGTAAACGCCTACCTGATGAGGAATTAAAGACTTTAGCAAAACGCGCGTCTCAGGTGAAGCAGGTGGAAAAAGCCAAGGTATTGGTGGAGATGCTGTCAAAATCTCGCCAGAAAACTTTGGTTTTCAGCACCCACAAAGCCACAAGTGCTTATTTAGCTAAAACTCTAGAAGCTGCAAATATCCCCTTTGCGGAATTCCAAGGTGGGATGTCCCTCAAAGACAAAGATGCGGCGATCGCTTCCTTTCGGGATCATGTTTCTGTGCTGCTAGCATCGGAAACAGGTGGAGAGGGTCGTAATATTCAGTTTGCCAATGCGATCGTTAATTATGACCTCCCCTGGAACCCGATGAAAATTGAACAGCGCATCGGTCGTATCCATCGCATTGGACAAACCCAGGATGTGTTTATTTTTAACTTTTGTTTAAAGGGCAGTATTGAAGAATACATTCTGCGGATACTACATGACAAAATTAATATGTTTGAACTAGTGGTAGGAGAAATTGAGTCAATTATTGGCAATGTAGATGATGAGTTTGACTTTAGTGAAGTGGTCATGGATATCTGGTTGAAACATCAAAAACCAGCGGCATTAGATACCGCCTTTGAGCAATTGGCTGATAATCTATTACAAGCCAA comes from the Nodularia sp. NIES-3585 genome and includes:
- a CDS encoding S-methyl-5'-thioadenosine phosphorylase, whose product is MVLARIGIIGGSGLYKMAALKDVEEVQIETPFGAPSDALILGTLSGVKVAFLARHGRNHTLLPSELPFRANIYAMKQVGVEYLISASAVGSLKAEAKPLDMVIPDQFIDRTKNRVSTFFGEGIVAHIAFGDPICQNLAGVLADAIASLNLPDVTLHRGGTYVCMEGPAFSTKAESHLYRSWDATVIGMTNLPEAKLAREAEIAYATLALVTDYDCWHPDHDSVTVEMVIGNLQRNAVNAQKAIQETVRRLSENPPVSEAHSALKYAILTQLDKAPAATKEKLGLLLQKYL
- a CDS encoding DEAD/DEAH box helicase, whose product is MYTFKFNHSPALEALKTGKSDPINFYEARLDLFNLSVMADYDQLVCLPTLTAIDKYWYQIETARKVLRQLGGRALLADEVGLGKTIEAGLIIAEYLARGMVKSMLVLTPASLVSQWQSELSDKFNIATITTDNRDPLAPLEDFWTENPRIIASLNTAKSGKHFPLVTSRNWDLVIVDEAHHLKNRNTLNWKLVNALNKRFILMLTATPVQNSLVELFNLLTLLKPGLLKTEAAFKKEYVDSKNGRVPKNPEKLRSLMREVMVRNTRALVDVKLPKRFATTITVNPAAGEQKLYQDLSEYLRSHEDKLDKLSRTNLLMRAGSSPGALADSLKQLSKRLPDEELKTLAKRASQVKQVEKAKVLVEMLSKSRQKTLVFSTHKATSAYLAKTLEAANIPFAEFQGGMSLKDKDAAIASFRDHVSVLLASETGGEGRNIQFANAIVNYDLPWNPMKIEQRIGRIHRIGQTQDVFIFNFCLKGSIEEYILRILHDKINMFELVVGEIESIIGNVDDEFDFSEVVMDIWLKHQKPAALDTAFEQLADNLLQAKNQYQQVQDLDEQIFGEDFEA